Proteins encoded within one genomic window of Vairimorpha necatrix chromosome 3, complete sequence:
- a CDS encoding RNA-binding protein NOB1, which yields MIAVVDTCYFLRRGTISQNINKIIIPDSVKRELINDQSKEFYNLYKFMIEIRNPSSSYIDQIHKLNEKMHFNLSQADVEVSALTLELHEIFCNTWVDKTNINDLEDVTCLTLDNGIKQCLRYLNLYEDNQFISKKFKMRCFACFSTYEEKIDFCKKCGLNTISRVSVVVDENNKEKLLLKKNYKFQPKILYGAKGVEIKSSGQREYEQFIKMKGYKNKKKPLTEVLGDLND from the coding sequence ATGATCGCCGTAGTAGACACTTGTTATTTCTTGAGACGTGGCACAATTTCccaaaacataaataaaattatcatcCCAGACTCAGTAAAAAGagaattaataaatgatCAAAGTAAAGAATTCTAcaatttatacaaatttatgATAGAAATAAGAAACCCATCTTCTTCTTACATTGACCAGATACATAAATTAAACGAAAAAAtgcattttaatttaagcCAAGCAGACGTAGAAGTCTCTGCTTTGACTTTGGAACTCcatgaaatattttgtaatacTTGGGTAgacaaaacaaatataaatgatCTAGAAGATGTCACTTGTCTGACACTAGACAATGGAATAAAACAATGTCTAAGATATCTCAATTTATATGAAGATAAtcaatttatttctaagaaatttaaaatgagATGTTTCGCGTGTTTCTCAACTTATGAGGAGAAAATAGATTTCTGTAAAAAATGTGGATTAAACACAATTTCAAGAGTCTCTGTCGTAGTGgatgaaaataataaagagaaattgttattaaagaaaaattacaaatttcAGCCTAAAATATTGTACGGGGCAAAAGGAGTGGAAATAAAAAGCAGTGGGCAAAGGGAATATGaacaatttataaaaatgaaaggatataaaaataaaaagaaaccTCTGACAGAAGTATTAGGAGATTTaaatgattaa
- a CDS encoding DNA polymerase delta catalytic subunit (DPOD), which translates to MSSDIIFLKTNIDFFIDSSGLNTGEPIIKIFGTTKDGKPIQVLVRDFLPYLYIQPVGDLNIYEDQIKQAIDKLNLKGRLVQVDTAMKYPLYGYSEKKSLFFKLTFNTPAVFYQLKTLLEEGIRIGNNNVRFKLFESNFPFVLRFMVDMNIVGMQYLKIKHYNTLTETPLVLSCSYKDVIPLEIKGEFVKLPRFKILSIDIETVSLDKISFPISSKDPIIQIGNTVSYSDEHDKIEQTIFCLKDTAPIPGAQVKSFKTEKDLLISWREYFLKEDPDIILGYNLKQFDIPYILDRGEIFFIEDFAKLGRTDKNSKVKNTVFSSRQIGNLNTTEIDIEGRIIFDLMQIIRREHKLRSYSLNSVSLHFLQEQKEDVPHHSMHDLQEGTRDTRKRIASYCLKDTLLPLRLFNKLNMLINFTELSRVTGVPVDYFSSRGVSIKVLTLIYRAAAQNDYLVPVLNVSENESTFEGGFVMDPLRGFYPQPIAVLDFSSLYPSIMISRNLCYSTLLTKEQYEKYGGIKTPTNNYFADVKLREGLLPKVLTNLLASRKATKKEMNLEEDPVIKSCLSARQLAIKTCANSIYGFTGASIGKLPCIEISQSTTSFGREMIAFTKNIIETTYSKSKGFSHDTEVIYGDTDSVMINFRESDMKKVFEMAKEIADYVTTKFIKPVALEFEKVYYPYLLINKKRYAGLIYTNPDKSSKIDTKGIETVRRDNCNLVKEVIETCLNKILFEKDVEGAKSYVKKIVQDLYQGKIDLSQLVISKAITKSGEKYASKQAHVELAEKMKKRGDESAGALGNRVGYIMVEKGKKVAGYDKAEDPVYVLENNLPIDTEYYIDQQLAKPLHRLFEPIVDNVSELLKGEHTRVVSNIVKVKGPMNAFLQTKTTCISCKTSGTILCKNCRPDFYKHLVKLQTEIENKKVVYNECWTECQRCQGSLQDEILCANRDCPIFYMRTRVKKELLPLSDKLKQLRDLEW; encoded by the coding sequence ATGTCTAgtgatattatttttttaaaaactaatattgatttttttattgactCTAGTGGTTTAAATACTGGCGAACcaataatcaaaatttttggtACTACTAAAGATGGTAAACCTATACAAGTACTTGTAAGAGACTTTCTTCCTTATTTGTATATCCAACCAGTAGgagatttaaatatttacgaagatcaaataaaacaagccattgataaattaaatctaaaagGAAGACTTGTTCAAGTTGACACTGCTATGAAATATCCTCTGTACGGGTActcagaaaaaaaatcgcTCTTTTTTAAACTGACTTTTAATACACCAGcagttttttatcaattaaaaactttattgGAAGAAGGAATCAGAATAGGAAATAATAACGTAAGATTTAAACTATTTGAGAGTAATTTTCCTTTTGTTCTTCGTTTTATGGTAGATATGAATATTGTGGGAATGcaatatctaaaaattaagCATTATAATACTTTAACTGAAACACCTTTGGTATTGTCATGTTCTTATAAAGACGTCATACCTTTGGAAATCAAAGGCGAATTCGTCAAACTTCCAAGATTCAAAATTCTGAGTATTGATATTGAAACTGTCAGTTTAGACAAAATATCATTTCCAATCTCATCTAAAGATCCTATAATTCAAATAGGAAACACTGTCTCATATTCCGACGAACATGACAAAATCGAGCAAACAATCTTCTGTCTCAAAGATACGGCGCCTATTCCAGGCGCACAagtaaaaagttttaaaactgaaaaagatttattaatttcttggagagaatattttctaaaagaaGATCCTGATATAATTTTAGGATACAATTTGAAACAATTTGACATTCCTTACATTTTAGACAGAggagaaatttttttcattgaaGATTTTGCCAAGTTAGGTAGAActgataaaaattctaaagttaaaaatactGTATTCAGTTCAAGACAAATTGGAAATCTAAATACGACAGAAATAGATATAGAAGGTCGAATTATATTCGACCTGATGCAAATTATCAGGAGAGAACACAAATTGAGAAGTTATTCTTTGAATTCTGTCAGcttacattttttacaagAACAAAAAGAAGATGTGCCACATCATTCGATGCACGATTTACAAGAAGGAACTCGTGACACAAGAAAGCGTATTGCTTCTTATTGTTTAAAAGATACACTTTTGCCACTAAGACTTTTTAATAAGTTAAATAtgttaattaattttacagAATTAAGTCGTGTCACAGGCGTGCCTGTGGATTATTTCTCGAGTAGAGGCGTCAgtataaaagttttaactTTGATTTACAGAGCCGCGGCTCAAAATGACTACCTCGTGCCAGTTTTAAATGTTTCAGAAAATGAGTCGACATTTGAAGGCGGGTTTGTTATGGACCCACTAAGAGGATTTTATCCTCAACCAATAGCAGTACTAGATTTCTCATCTTTGTATCCTTCTATTATGATAAGTAGAAATCTTTGTTATTCTACTTTACTTACTAAAGAACAATATGAGAAATATGGAGGTATAAAGACGCCTACTAATAATTATTTCGCTGATGTCAAGCTTAGAGAAGGTCTTTTGCCTAAAGTCTTGACGAATTTATTGGCGTCAAGAAAAgctacaaaaaaagaaatgaaTTTGGAAGAAGATCCAGTTATAAAATCTTGTCTGAGTGCTAGACAGTTGGCAATTAAGACATGTGCGAATTCTATTTATGGATTTACTGGTGCTAGTATTGGTAAATTGCCTTGTATAGAAATTTCCCAGAGTACGACGTCTTTTGGCCGTGAAATGATTGcttttactaaaaatattattgagACGACTTATTCGAAGAGCAAAGGCTTTTCTCATGACACTGAGGTCATTTACGGAGACACAGATTCTgttatgataaatttcaGAGAAAGCGACATGAAAAAAGTCTTCGAAATGGCAAAAGAAATTGCGGATTATGTGACTACTAAGTTTATTAAGCCTGTTGCTCTTGAGTTTGAGAAGGTTTATTATCCttatcttttaattaataaaaagaggTATGCTGGGTTAATTTACACTAACCCGGACAAGTCTAGTAAAATAGATACTAAAGGGATAGAGACAGTAAGAAGAGATAATTGTAATTTAGTTAAAGAAGTTATAGAGACTTgtcttaataaaatattatttgagAAAGATGTAGAAGGTGCCAAATCTTATGTTAAGAAAATAGTCCAAGATCTTTACCAAGGGAAAATTGATTTGAGTCAATTGGTCATTTCCAAGGCGATCACGAAATCGGGCGAGAAGTACGCGAGTAAACAAGCCCATGTAGAATTAGCAGagaaaatgaagaagaGAGGAGATGAGTCTGCTGGTGCCTTAGGGAACAGAGTAGGCTACATTATGGTAGAAAAAGGGAAGAAAGTGGCTGGTTATGATAAGGCTGAAGATCCTGTCTATGTTTTGGAGAATAATCTGCCTATTGATACAGAATATTATATTGATCAACAATTGGCTAAACCTCTTCACAGGCTATTTGAGCCTATTGTAGACAATGTCTcagaattattaaaaggaGAGCACACTCGTGTAGTGTCCAATATTGTCAAAGTCAAGGGGCCTATGAATGCCTTTCTTCAGACTAAAACTACGTGTATAAGTTGTAAGACTTCTGGTACAATCTTGTGTAAAAATTGTAGACCAGATTTCTATAAACATTTAGTCAAATTACAGACAGAGATAGAAAACAAGAAAGTTGTTTATAATGAATGTTGGACTGAGTGTCAGAGATGTCAAGGAAGTTTACAAGACGAGATATTGTGCGCTAATAGGGATTGTcctatattttatatgagGACGAgagtaaaaaaagaattattgCCTTTGAGCGACAAGCTGAAACAATTAAGAGATTTAGAATGGTAA
- a CDS encoding nucleolar complex-associated protein 3 (NOC3) — protein MQMNIKEIAVSCKSIITEPEKNIKKIKTILNIKTENEKEKAVIYISLLKVFKSIIPLYKIRTLKDKVKYKKDDLEITEGDKTILKMYSLFINTLCSDTSFITYIIASEIMAHFEHFNFIDIIIKKILKGTIIKTDITKTDNNSNVKAEYNITDNNINKTDIITDNNNTRTDNINKTDIITDIITDNNNTRTDNISNVCLNTLKNIINEDKNGDLIFCIVNQMYETQFHPEVLSFLLEINLLKDFLEEETEKPKDKFFKIKRSFKKQERKLEKKRRQIEEERRKEKNQEEKQDGFVIHRKIVDSLQRLYFLILRDKIKQKYKYTFIGLKKYKKFIRKEFYEGLYVLLNDSLNISNYEEKLYCILTVLDIYESYRYDFKKLVQALYEILFVFNTNLDITKMKLIEEVVDKLFIKIKQPVKRVHLILERFLIFGCLRYNPVIKRIISKLQSFYDIDFTETFRFNEENALEEDLKGRDIDQIEIKPLYCYEIFKNIL, from the coding sequence ATGCAAATGAACATAAAAGAAATCGCAGTTTCATGCAAAAGCATAATAACTGAACcagaaaaaaacataaaaaaaataaaaacaatactaaacataaaaacagaaaatGAGAAAGAAAAAGCAGTCATTTACATTTCTCTACTAAAGGTATTTAAGAGTATTATTCCATTGTACAAAATTAGAACTCTAAAAGACAAagtcaaatataaaaaagatgattTAGAAATCACAGAAGGGGATAAGACAATATTGAAAAtgtattctttatttattaatacttTATGCAGTGACACGTCTTTTATAACTTATATTATAGCATCAGAAATTATGGCACATTTTGAacatttcaattttatagatataataattaagaaaatattaaaaggaacaataataaaaacagatattacaaaaacaGATAACAATAGTAATGTAAAAGcagaatataatattacagataacaatattaataaaacagATATCATTACAGATAACAATAATACAAGAAcagataatataaataaaacagaTATCATTACAGATATAATTACAGATAACAATAATACAAGAACAGATAACATTAGTAATGTATGCTTAAATacattgaaaaatattataaatgaagataaaaatGGAGATCTCATATTTTGTATTGTAAATCAAATGTATGAGACACAATTTCATCCTGAAGTTTtgtcatttttattagaaataaatttactaaaaGATTTCTTAGAAGAAGAAACTGAAAAACCAAaagacaaattttttaaaataaaaagatcttttaaaaaacaagaaagaaaattagaaaaaaagagaCGACAAAttgaagaagaaagaagaaaagaGAAAAATCAAGAAGAAAAACAAGATGGATTTGTAATACATAGAAAAATAGTAGACAGTTTACAAAgattatatttcttaatattaAGAGACAAAATTAAgcagaaatataaatatacttttataggcttaaaaaagtataagaaatttataagaaaagaattttatgaaggactttatgttttattaaatgatAGTCTAAATATTAGTAATTATGAAGAgaaattatattgtattttgACAGTATTAGATATTTATGAATCTTATAGATAtgattttaagaaattggTACAAGCTTTGTATGagattttgtttgtttttaatacaaatttggatataacaaaaatgaaattaataGAAGAAGTAGtagataaattatttattaaaattaaacaacCAGTAAAAAGAGTACATTTGATTTTAGAGagatttttgatatttggGTGTCTTAGGTATAATCCAGTAATAAAAAGGATAATTAGTAAACTTCAGtctttttatgatattgaTTTTACAGAGACATTTAGATTTAATGAAGAAAATGCTCTAGAGGAAGATTTAAAAGGACGAGATATTGACCAAATAGAAATTAAGCCACTTTATTgttatgaaatatttaagaatatcttataa
- a CDS encoding proteasome subunit PSA7 (PSA7), whose product MAILDVDTVYTNTGDILQIGYAQKAADNGNTAICMKNKKGLIMIAEKPIESKLYVSEKNFRIKKVNNSIFQISSGIETDLVYINENLKNNLISEKHSNDMDVSHESVRNQIVNIIHQFTRYSGVRPIGINLLTCSKYKNEYKILQTDCTGKSLFFKSSVIGKGSRIVKTELEKLNLENMEIRDLVENGIRILYKSYDPLKDKPFDIEIGIMCEETNGEFVRLEKNQYSEIIEKYKDFSVDGEE is encoded by the coding sequence aTGGCGATTTTGGACGTGGACACTGTTTACACAAACACAGGAGACATCTTACAAATAGGATACGCTCAAAAAGCAGCAGATAACGGGAACACTGCTATTtgtatgaaaaataaaaaaggcCTCATTATGATAGCCGAGAAACCCATAGAGTCAAAACTCTATGTCTCCGAAAAAAACTtcagaataaaaaaagtaaataattCTATATTCCAAATCTCTAGTGGTATAGAAACAGACcttgtttatataaatgaaaatttgaaaaataaccTTATCAGCGAAAAACACTCTAATGACATGGATGTCAGTCATGAAAGCGTAAGAAACCAAATAGTAAACATTATTCATCAATTTACTAGGTACTCAGGCGTGAGACCTATAGGAATAAATCTACTAACTTgttcaaaatataaaaatgaatataaaattctcCAAACTGATTGTACGGGGAaatctttgttttttaaaagctCTGTCATCGGCAAAGGATCTCGAATTGTAAAAACAGAACtcgaaaaattaaatctgGAAAATATGGAAATTCGAGATTTAGTAGAAAATGGTATAAgaattctttataaatcttaTGATCctttaaaagataaacCTTTTGATATTGAAATTGGTATCATGTGTGAAGAAACAAATGGGGAATTTGTAagattagaaaaaaatcaatatagtgaaataattgaaaaatataaagattttagTGTCGACGGTGAGGAATAA
- a CDS encoding WD40 repeat domain-containing protein, with product MENYYLLNYKIKQVTGDLYSNNGSIMIRKDNQIIVDDSIYLKDEYSEISHFLNYQYEFVLVENKKTIFLINKHNLNKSELGSFTDEIVEATSNNKYTLVVTKKSVILFSNEYFDIIGETNLETEICKAILSSDDVFVLIYENKVEFYNLKMEKISECKMKCLSGCYIERYNYWALVTEREIIFIEDNGCIFNRIPLIKEILQGNLYNLKCESFENKLILATGNLITLLVLVDGHWRVKFITELEGEFVSFYDRKVYSKKNDTLFYYFINKEYSKIGNMFLVSDYKDLLVYNFDKKKLAEHDFKLEFKEDIKRILVDRDEFGIIFSKRLLVFDKEFEIIRREENKFKHNICLKNTQIINEDKLIFKKKDIKILSIENSKIESSNIHNSKHKKPIKRLNDILNIHNINGKIITINTNGEIYSEENKLIFKSKPITSEYTIDYKNGKIYLLYQNTLIYDDVILDNITSFYVSDSLLYTKHDKLYLYNTFTFTDTDFKLLGTTDLEIYGISRFNSIDTYYNKEHIKKQIEKYFKNEEYSKSIEMMIKHNIKINMENINIEKMKDLNYKYIIYIIDEVIQDYDLVLDDEFVYIINKFATNKYEFTSRWTNHQILRNSTNNISDRSNTYNISDTNNIIKILYNYIKNNTIQDKSKIQIFIDDLFVAFNNNSDILDYIFMKCSRIDLCFLYTRNLERCIKLIKNNISLEEIKKNIVLYYGKIQDISKIEEICHFINEDVYILEELQTDYHKILEYYKLFDELIYYLIINKLQDELERVIKKYDLYDKLLVYIIILNNQYSERINLVELYVKGSDVKKKIWIYEYLQEWDKLLEVYLENDMYHEIFNFKYISTSNYKDKILRNLEDRNKFKDLGIIYEIYLDDPERSLKYFVLSRSTRDIYRLWKILKVNFDLLDLCVTHYRALENNKRKLDKYKKRLNNIQHDIEDDTFSVTSVCKTNRGIPGNLYEYEFYLEKINDILVELVKWTEETKMILEMSNNKELRGLLDNLKEEVKNIPELYKVGYERSKELIMCVDITAIIGN from the coding sequence ATggaaaattattatttactaaattacaaaataaaacaagtCACTGGCGACTTATACTCCAATAATGGAAGTATAATGATCCGCAAAGATAATCAAATAATAGTAGACGACTCTATTTATCTAAAAGATGAATATTCAGAAATTTCTCATTTTCTGAATTATCAATACGAATTTGTTTTAgtagaaaacaaaaagacaATTTTCTTGATAAACAAACACAATCTAAACAAATCAGAACTTGGATCTTTTACTGATGAAATAGTAGAAGCTACTAGTAACAACAAGTACACTTTAGTAGTCACAAAGAAATCAGTGATATTATTTAGTAATGAATATTTCGATATAATTGGAGAGACAAATTTAGAGACTGAGATTTGTAAGGCGATTTTGTCTAGTGATGATGTTTTCGtattaatttatgaaaataaagtcgagttttataatttgaaaATGGAAAAGATAAGTGAATGTAAAATGAAATGTTTAAGTGGGTGTTATATAGAAAGATATAATTATTGGGCACTTGTTACAGAAAgagaaataatatttatagaagatAATGggtgtatttttaatagaatACCTTTGATAAAAGAGATACTTCAAGGAAATCTCTATAATTTGAAATGCGAGTCATTTGAAAATAAGTTGATTTTGGCTACAGGAAATCTGATCACTTTACTCGTCCTTGTGGATGGCCACTGGAgggtaaaatttattacagAACTAGAAGGGGAAtttgtatctttttatGATAGAAAAGTATActcaaagaaaaatgataccttgttttattatttcataaataaGGAATATTCTAAAATCGGGAACATGTTCCTTGTTTCTGATTATAAAGATCTTTTAGTTTACAATTTTGATAAGAAGAAATTAGCAGAACACgattttaaattagaatttaaagaagatataaaGAGAATATTAGTAGACAGAGATGAATTtggtattatttttagcaAAAGATTATTAGTCTTTGATAAGgaatttgaaattataagaagagaagaaaataaatttaaacataatATTTGTCTTAAAAACACACAAATAATTAATGAAgacaaattaatttttaaaaaaaaagacataaaaattcttagtATAGAAAACAGTAAGATAGAATCAAGTAATATTCACAATagtaaacataaaaaacctATAAAAAGGTTAAATGACATTTTGAATATCCACAATATTAATGGGAAGATAATTACTATAAATACAAACGGCGAAATATATTCAGAAGAgaacaaattaatattcAAAAGTAAACCAATTACCAGTGAATATACAATAGATTATAAGAATGGCAAGATATATTTACTCTATCAGAATACTCTCATATATGATGATGTAATATTGGACAATATTACATCATTTTACGTATCTGATAgtttattatatacaaaacATGATAAGTTATATCTCTATAATACTTTTACATTTACAGATACAGATTTCAAGCTACTAGGCACTACagatttagaaatatacGGCATAAGTAGATTTAATTCTATAGACACgtattataataaagaacatataaaaaaacaaatagagaaatattttaaaaacgaGGAATATTCTAAAAGTATAGAAATGATGataaaacataatataaaaatcaatatggAGAATATCAATATAGAGAAAATGAAAGATctaaactataaatatataatttatatcattGATGAAGTCATACAAGATTATGACTTGGTTCTGGATGAtgaatttgtttatataataaacaaattcgCAACCAacaaatatgaatttacaAGTAGATGGACCAACCATCAAATTCTAAGAAATAGTACTAATAATATCAGTGATAGAAGTAACACATATAATATTAGtgatacaaataatattattaagatattgtataattatataaagaatAATACAATACAAGATAAATCAAAgatacaaatatttattgacGATTTATTTGTAGCTTTCAATAATAACAGTGATATTCTCGACTACATTTTCATGAAATGTTCTCGTATTGATTTATGTTTTCTGTACACTAGAAATCTAGAAAGATGTATAAAACTAATTAAGAATAATATCAGTctagaagaaataaaaaagaacatAGTTTTGTACTATGGTAAAATACaagatatttctaaaatagaagaaatatgccattttataaatgaagatGTTTACATTTTAGAAGAATTACAGACTGATTATCATAAGattttagaatattataaattatttgatgaattaatttattatttaataattaataagtTACAAGATGAATTAGAACGAGttattaagaaatatgacttgtatgataaattactagtttatattattatattaaataatcaaTATTCCGAAAGAATAAATTTGGTAGAATTATATGTAAAAGGATCTGATGTTAAGAAGAAGATATGGatttatgaatatttacaagaatgggataaattattagaagtatatttagaaaatgaCATGTACCACgagatatttaattttaaatatattagtacaagtaattataaagataaaatattgagaaatttagaagatagaaataaatttaaagatcTCGGGataatttatgaaatatatttagatgATCCAGAAAGAAgtcttaaatattttgtactAAGCAGAAGTACTAGAGACATTTACAGACTCTGGAAGAtattaaaagtaaattttgatttactGGACTTATGTGTGACACATTACAGGGCcttagaaaataataagagaAAACttgataaatataaaaagagacTGAATAATATTCAGCATGACATAGAAGATGACACATTCTCAGTCACTTCCGTGTGTAAGACGAACAGAGGCATCCCAGGGAATCTTTACGAATATGAATTCTATTTAGAGAAGATTAATGATATCTTAGTAGAATTAGTAAAGTGGACAGAAGAGACTAAAATGATACTAGAAATGtctaataataaagaacTAAGAGGACTACTCGATAATCTAAAGGAAGAAGTCAAGAATATACCAGAGTTATATAAAGTGGGATATGAGAGAAGTAAAGAACTTATTATGTGCGTAGACATAACCGCAATCATAGGCaactaa
- a CDS encoding histone H4, whose amino-acid sequence MSAPGRGKGSKSAKGIAKKHRKTTSNEESISKPAIRRLARRAGVSRVGSGCFNEIRVAAKSYMTGIISYSFVYANHAKRKTITCSDVLYSLKKMGVKYMGY is encoded by the coding sequence ATGTCAGCACCAGGAAGAGGAAAAGGATCTAAAAGTGCCAAAGGTATAGCCAAGAAACACAGAAAGACTACTTCTAATGAAGAGAGTATTAGTAAGCCAGCTATAAGAAGATTAGCCAGGAGAGCAGGTGTCAGTAGAGTAGGATCAGGCTGTTTTAATGAGATCAGAGTAGCCGCCAAGAGTTACATGACTggaattatttcttattcaTTTGTTTATGCTAATCATGCGAAGAGAAAGACAATAACTTGTTCTGATGTCTTGTATTCTTTAAAGAAGATGGGAGTCAAATATATGGGATATtaa
- a CDS encoding E3 ubiquitin-protein ligase RBBP6, with amino-acid sequence MVSIINYKFRSMKNFSTITIEGNGLPLWELKYEIITQKKMQSKDFDLLFYESATNEKITDEYYQIERNSHIIVERIPLWMSSTGYNVRDKKKETVKMPKYKAAPPETYVCFRCGNKGHFIQHCPTNEDKAFDIARIRKPSGIPKDFLIPVKEPDANVNTGMLVTPEGYYVKAQPQIQEWKRNKLGTSNISEIPEELKCPVCNNLFSNPILTNCGHTFCEGCFGINSKCQVCKATIKTTKENTEKRKKVDSFLNK; translated from the coding sequence ATGGTttctataataaattacaaattcAGAAGTATGAAGAATTTTAGTACAATCACCATAGAAGGAAATGGTCTTCCTCTCTGGGAACTTAAGTACGAAATCATCACTCAGAAGAAAATGCAGAGTAAAGATTTcgatttattattttatgaaaGTGCTACTAATGAGAAGATCACTGATGAATATTACCAGATAGAAAGAAATAGCCACATAATCGTAGAAAGAATCCCTTTGTGGATGTCAAGCACAGGCTACAATGTAAGGGACAAGAAGAAAGAGACAGTCAAGATGCCCAAGTACAAAGCCGCCCCGCCTGAAACTTATGTCTGCTTCAGATGCGGCAACAAAGGGCATTTTATTCAGCACTGCCCCACGAACGAGGACAAGGCCTTTGATATCGCCCGAATTAGAAAACCCTCAGGGATTCCTAAAGATTTCTTGATTCCTGTCAAGGAACCAGACGCCAATGTAAACACAGGCATGTTAGTAACCCCAGAAGGATATTATGTAAAAGCACAGCCACAAATACAAGAGTGGAAGAGGAATAAATTAGGGACTAGTAATATTTCAGAGATACCTGAAGAATTAAAGTGTCCTGtttgtaataatttatttagtaaTCCAATTTTGACTAATTGTGGGCACACATTTTGCGAAGGGTGTTTTGGCATAAACTCGAAATGTCAAGTTTGTAAAGCGACAATAAAGACGACTAAAGAAAATacagaaaaaagaaagaaagtGGATTCATTTCTCAATAAATaa
- a CDS encoding ribosomal protein eL39 yields the protein MGSRKTEIIKTRLVRARRSNRAIPAWKSELPEFKDKYNMKRRHWRAKKLKIY from the coding sequence ATGGGATCCCGAAAAACTGAAATAATTAAGACTAGGTTAGTCAGAGCAAGACGCAGTAATAGAGCTATACCAGCATGGAAGAGTGAATTACCagaatttaaagataaatataacatGAAGAGAAGACACTGGAGAGCGAAGAAACTcaagatttattaa